Part of the Candidatus Eisenbacteria bacterium genome, ATCATCTCGAACCCGCGGATCACGACGCTCGACAATCAAGAAGCATGGATCCTCGTCGGCAAGAAGATCCCGCTCATCGTTTCGGACCCGTCGGGGAACCCGATCACCGAGCTCACGACGATCGGAATCCAGATGACGGTGACGCCGCACATTCACGCGAACGGGAACGTGACCCTCGACCTCCATCCGGAGGTGAGCGATCTCTCCTCTCAGGCGACGGTGCAGGGCGGGATCATCATCGTCACCAGCGAGGCCTCCACGCGCGTGATGGTGGAGAACGGCCAGACCGCGGTGATCGGAGGCTTGATCCGCTCGAACACCTCCGAGGCCGGCTACGGAATCCCGTTCCTCAGGGATATCCCTCTTCTCGGTCATCTCTTCAGCTCCAGCTCGGAGGTCGAGGAGCAGCGGGAGTTGCTCATCTTCGTCACCCCGAGAATCATGGATCCCGAGGACCTCGTGAGCGGGAGCGAGACGTCGGAGGCGGAGCAGCGATGAACGGACTCCTCGGTCGATCGAGCGCTCTTTTCGGAATCGTGCTTCTTGCCGGCCTGCTTCTTCTGCCGGCCGGATGCGAGAACAAGGGATCGCTGCGTCCCTTCGAGCCGACCGATCTGCCGAACGCGTTCCTGTACGCGATCTCGGCCGACCCGAGCATGGTGGGTCTCGGCGGGAGGGAATCGACGATCACGGTGTACGTGGTCGACAGCGAGGGAAACCCGGTGGACGGCGTCGATGTGGCGTTCGCGAGCGACCTCGGGACAATCGATCGCGTCGCGCGGAGCGACACGGCCGGGGTCGCGAGGGCCGTCTTCCGAAGCGGAAACGAAAAGGGAACGGCGACGGTTGTCGCGTCGATCGGATCGTTCCAAGCAGAGGCGAAGATCCTTCTCGGAGCGAACGAGCTCGTCGTGGGAGCGAGCTCCGCGGTGGCGGACGGCCGCACGAAGGTGTCGGTCGCCGCACGGGTCTACCGCGTCGACGGCCGGGCGGCGGCGGAAGTGCCGGTCATCTTCGCGGCGACCGCCGGGTCGATCCCGGCGCTCGCGCTCACCGACTCGTCCGGCAACGTCCTCGTTCACCTCACCGCGCCCGCCAGTCGGACGGACGTCCAGGCCGAGGTCCGCGCGACCGTCGAGTCCGAGGACATCGGCGCGCCCGACGCCGGCGGAACGGAAGTCGTCGGGGTCGCCGTCGTCTCCTTCCGCGGGATCACGCTCTCCCTCGCCGCCGACGAGAGCGAGCTCGTCGCGTCCGGCTTCGACACGACTCTCGTTCGATGCCGCGTCGCCGAGACGGTGAGCAAGGTGCCGGTGGAGAATCTCGAGGTCTCTTTCGGAAGCGATCTCGGATCGATCGCGTCTTCCGCGCGCACGAACGCGAGCGGGACCGCGTCGGCGACCCTTGTGAGCGGGATCTACGCGGGGACCGCGAAGATCGTCGCGATCGTGGAAACGCTCCGCGATTCGACCTCGATCGAGTTCACGCCGCTCCAGCTTCTTCCGCTCAAGGCGACCCCGAGCGCGATCCTCGTCGGGGGCGCCCAGTCGATGATCTCGACGCGGATCCTGAACCGGAGCAACAACCCGGTCGAGGGCTTGCAGGTTCGCTTCGAGACCGATCTCGGCGTCATTCCCTCGCGCGCCGTCACCGACGCCTCGGGAGAAGTGGCCGTTCCGTTGACGAGCGGGGACTCGTCCGGAACTGCCACCGTGCACGCCTGGTTCGGATCTCTCTCCGTTGAGAAGTCGGTGCAGTTCAACCGACCGGTGGAAGAGCCCCTCCGTCTGACGGCGCTCGCCTTCGAGCCCCGATTCCTCGTCGCGGATGGAAGGAGCCGAGCGAAGGTCTCGACACGGCTTCTTAACGAATCGAACAACCCGGTCGTGGGTCGAACGGTCGCGTTCTCGACGACGCTCGGCGTGATCACGGAAGAGGGGATCACCGACACGAACGGCATCGCGTCGGCGTGGCTCACGAGCGCGGAGACGAACGACACCGCGGAGGCCTCGGTGACGGCGGAGCACGGGAACCTCGCCGTGTCCGCGACGTTCCCATTCTACCCGGCGGGAACGAGGGTTCCGAACGCGCTCTCTCTCTTCCCGGCCGCATCGAGCATTCAAGTCGCCGGTCTTGGAGGAAGCGAGAGCGTCCTCCTCACGGCGATCGCGCTGGACGAGGCGGGGGATACGATCGACGCCGGTTGGGACGTCGACTTTCGCATCCTGAATGGTCCCGGCGGCGGCGAGGTTCTCGTCTGGCCGGCTTCCGGATCGGGAAGCGCGATCACGGTTCCGATCGTCGGCGGCCGTGCGCGGGCGACGCTCACCGCGGGGACGGAGAGCGGTTTGGTTTCGGTGGAGGCGCGCGTCGGAGGCGGCGTCGTGGCGACGACCTCCGTGGCGATTGCCTCGGGGCCTCCTCTGTCCGCGGTCATCGGCATCGATTCGCTCACGGCGACCTACGCCGGAGGCGGTCTCTGGGGCTACGTGATCAGCGCGGCCGTTCGCGACGCGTACGCGAACCCGGTGACGGCGGGGACGCCGGTGACCGTGAGCGTGGTCTCCGGCGCGTGCGGATCGGCGGTCGTTCCGGAGGCGATGCAGATCGATGGGGCGGTCGTCGTGGGGAACACCCCCTCCTGCGGATCGGGGACCGCGCAAGCGGGGATCGCATACGCCTGTCTGACCGCGCCGTACGACGAGTTCGCGAGCTTCCCGAGCTTCGCCGTCGAGGTTCGCGCGGCGAGCGGGGTGATCGGGTGTCTTGCGATCGATCACGGGGGAACGGGGGCCGCGCCCGCGAGCATCGTGTTGGTCTCGGTGGAGGATAGCTCGATCGCTGTGGCGGGGGTCGGCGGCGACGAAACCTCGATTCTCGTCTTTGAGGTGCGGGATTCCGCGGGCCGTCCGATGCGCGAGGGGAACCCGACATCGGTCGCGTTCCAAATCGTCGCCTCGCCGGGCGGAGGTGCTTCTCTCTCTCGCGCGGCCGACACGACCGACGCGACCGGACGCGTCACGACGACCGTCCGGAGCGGGACGGCGAGCGGCGTTGTGAAGGTGCGCGCGACCTCCGGCTCGGCCGCCTCGGGAGTGGTCAGCCTCGCGATCCGGAGCGGGCCTCCGGACGCGGATCACTTCAGCATCGCCGCGGAGAAGGTGAACATCGAAGGGCTCCTTCGCTTCGGCATCGAGGACAAGGTGACCGCGTTCGTCTATGACATCCACGGGAACCCGGTGCAGCCGGGGACTGCGGTCTACTTCACGTCGCAGTTCGGCGGCATCCTCGGTTCGGCGGTGACGGACACGACCGGACGCGCGCAGTCGATTCTCTATTCGGCCGCGCCGCTCCCGACGTGCGCCGAGGGCGGGCTGGTGCCGGTGACCGCTCGAACCGTAAACGGTTTGAACCAGACGATCGAGGCGCGGATGAGCGTTCTCTTCACGGGACCGACCGTGATCTCGGCGTCGCCTTCGTCGTTCGCGGTCCCGAACGGAGGCTATGTGGATCTCGTCGTCTTCGTCCACGACGCGTGCGGAAACCCGCTCGTGTCGGGAACGTCGATCGAGATCACATCGAGCGGCGGCACGCTGGTCGGGAACACGAAGGTCACGCTTCCGGACACGCAGTCGCCCGGATACACGCAGTTCTGGGTGCGTCTCACCGACGACAGCGCGAACGAAACCGATCCGCCGGTCGGCGCCACGATCACCGTCGAGGTGACGAGCAAGAACGGCGACGCCGGCTACGTGATCTTCGGAACGATCGACTAGCTCGAGGGGGGAGATGGACAGATGAAACGCCGGTTGCTAGTCTCGCTCGGGGCGTTCCTTCTTCTCGCGCCTTCCGGCGCCTCGGGGACGTCGATCGGGGTCCCGATCGCCTACGGCGAGGGAGCGTATCTCGTCGGCTTCGAGGTCGAGTCGGTCGAGGAGACGATCGATCAGGAGACGTTCCGATCGACCCGTTACCTCGGGCGGATCTCGATGCGGGTCGCGGATCCGCTCGTTCTCTCGCTCCGGATCGGAGGATCGGAGATCGACGTCGGGTCGGATGTGCACGGGAAGCCGACCGTGTTCGAGGGGCGGCCGAAGCTCGCCCTCGGGATCGGCGCCGGATCGTTCTTCCCGCTCGCGCGGGAGGGGCTCGGCCTCTTCGCCGACGTGGGGGTTCTCTACACGCTCTCCTCGGGGAGGACGAGCTTCTCGACGACGATCCAATCGAACACGTTCCATGAGGAGTACGAGAATCGTTATCGGTGGATCGAGGCTCAGGCGGGCGCCGGCGTTCGAGTCGGCCTTCCGTTCGGGTCGGCGCACGCGGGGGTCCTCGCGCGCGGCGTCGACGGAGAGGTTTGGCGAGAGACGTACCAGGGGGGCGCCGGGGTCTCCGCGGGATCGGAGGAGTTCTCGCGCGCGGTCGCGCTCCACGGCCTCGCCGGGGTCGATCTTCGTCTCCCCGGCAGGTTCGTCCTTTCGATCGGAGGGAACGCGAGAAGCGCCGACGATTTCGGTTGGACGGTCGCGATCGCCGAGATCTCTCGCTGATCGGCCGAAGGCCGCTCCCTGTCCTTTGAATCAGAGCCCCTTCCCGGGCGGGGAGGGGCTTTCGCCTTGATCGACCGGATCGCCCTCGTCGGCATGATGGGCTCGGGAAAGAGCGAGGTCGGACGAGAGCTCGCCTCACGCCTCGGGTTGCCGTTTCACGATCTCGATGCTCGGATCGAAACGGCGGAGAAGACGTCGATCGCATCGATCTTCGAGAAGCGGGGAGAGGGGGCGTTCCGCGATCTGGAAAGGGCGCATCTCGTCGTCCTTTGCCGCGACGAGCGTGGGGTCCTCGCGACGGGAGGAGGGACGGTGCTCGACCCGGGGAACCGGGAGCGTCTCCGCGCGTGGGGGAGCGTGGTCTACCTCCGCGCGCGGGCGGAGAGCCTCGCGGCGCGTCTACGGGGGCAAGAGCCCGACGCGCGGCCGCTCCTGGCCGGCGCGCCGGCAGTGGAGAGGATCGAGGCCCTGCTCGCCGCCCGCGAAGCCTTCTACTATATGAGCGCCCACTTCGTTCTCGACACGGACGATCTTGTCCTGAACGATGTGGTCGAACGGGTTCGGCTCGCGCTTCGCATTCCTCCCGCATGACCGGTCCCCCCCGGGACGCGACACTCGAATTCCCTTGACCGGTCGCTTCCAATGCAAATAGAATCAACAACTTGAGGTGAACGGATGCGCATCATCGCGGGGTCGAGGCGGGGAGCGCGCCTCCACACCGGAAAGGCCGAAGGCTTTCGCCCGACCTCCGACCGTGTGCGGGAGGCGATCTTCGCCGTGCTCGGGGACGAGGTCGTCGGGCGGCTCGTGCTCGACCTGTACGCCGGATCGGGCGCCCTCGGCTTCGAGGCGCTCTCGCGCGGGGCCGCTCACGCGCTCTTCGTCGAGAAGAACCGCGCGCCGGCCGGCTGGATCGAGCGGAACGGACGCGCTCTCCGGTTCGAGGGAGCGTTCCGCGTCGTGCGCGGGGATGCGATCCTCTTTCTCAATCGGCGGCCGGAGGCCGCGGCGTGCGACCTCGTGTTCGCGGACCCGCCGTACGGGGCGGGTCTCGTGAGCCGAACGCTGGCGGCTCTCTCGGCGCTCCCCGGGTCGAGACGGGTCGTCGTCGAGAGGGACAAACGGGAGGCGCGCGGGGAGGCGGGAATCCCCTGGCGCGAGGCGGGCGCATACGGGGACACGGTGGTCGAGTATCTTCTGTTCGGCGAGGCGAAGGAGGAGGGTCGATGAGCAAGGTTCTTTATCCGGGAACGTTCGACCCGGTCACGAACGGCCACATGGATCTCATCGAACGGGGATCGCGGCTCTTCGATCGGATGGTCGTCGGGGTCGCGGCCGCCCATCACCGGGAGAAGACCACCTTCTCGGTCGAGGAGCGGGTCGAGATGGTGCGCGAGGCGACCCGAGGGAACCCCGCGGTGGAGGTTCTTCCCTTCGACGGGCTGCTCGTCGCCTTCGCCCGCGCGGTCGGCGCGCGGGCCGTTCTTCGCGGGCTCCGGGCGATCTCCGATTACGAGTACGAGACGCAGATGGCCTTCATGAACCGGAGGCTCGATCCGGGAGTCGAGATTCTCTTTCTTCCGGCGGACGAGAAATACACCTACGTGAATGCTTCGTTGGTGAAGGAGATCGCGCGGCTCGGCGGGAACGTCGCGGCGTTCGTCCCGCCGGTCGTTCTTTCCCGCATGACCGCGCGCATTCGCGGGGAGAAATGATGCGGCGCTGGGAACGTCTGTCGAACGAGGTCTTCTTCCGCTCGCCGTGGGTCTCCTTCGAGCACGACCGCTACCGCTTGCCGGACGGCGTGGAAGGAGACTACTTCTACGTGCGGTCGGCGGGAGCGGTGATGGTCGTTCCGATCGACCGGGAGGGGGGCGTCCATCTCGTCCGCCAGTACCGCTATCTTCTCGATGAGGACTCGCTGGAGTTCCCCGCGGGGGGGATGCGGGGAGGAGTCGATCCGGTCGAACAGGCGCGCGCGGAGCTTCGAGAGGAGGCCGGCTTCGAGGCGGGCGAATGGGAGCCCCTCGGGCGATTCGCCTCGTGGAACGGTGTGACGAACGAGATCTGCCACGTCTTTCTCGCCCGCGACCTCGCGCCGGCGGCGGGTGAGCCGGACACGACCGAGGAGTTCGAGAGGATCCGCGTGACGTGGGAGGAGCTTCTTCGCATGGCCGAGACGAACGAGATCTTCGACGGGATGACCCTTGCCTCGATCGCGCTCGCCCGGCGAGTCGTCGAGGGAGAGCGGGGCCGCGCGGAGGGCTAGGAAATGCCGACCTACGAATACGAATGCGAGAGGTGCGGCCATCGCTTCGAGCGATTCCAAAGCATCACCGAGAAGCCGGTGAAGCGATGCCCGGAGTGCCGGGGAAAGGTGAAGCGGGTCCTCTCGGGGGGAGCCGGTTTTCTCTTCAAAGGTTCAGGGTTCTATTGTACGGATTACCGGAGCTCCGAGTACCGGAAGCGCGCCAAGGAGGAGACGGGCGGCTCCTCGAAGGAGGACCCGGGAGCGGGGAAAGGGGCGAGCTCGAAGGAGCCGGGGAAGAAGGCCGAGAAGGAACGCCCGGCGAAGTCCCCGGCCTCCGAGTGAATCGGCGCGCTCCGGCCGCGGGGCCGTTGACACGCGCCGCGCGGTCCCGTACTCTTGCGTCCTCCACGGTTGCATCGTCCCGAAGAGGCCGGGCGTCGCCCCCCGGGAAACTGCGGGAGCGCCCGGGCTCGTCGAGGGCGCGGCGAAGCGCGTGCGCCGTTCACGGGAGGACGATCTGAACCGCTTTGTCGATCGCGCGATCATTCTTGTCGAGTCGGGCGCGGGCGGAAACGGATGCGTCAGCTTCCGGCGGGAGAAGAACGTCCCGCGCGGGGGGCCGGACGGGGGAGACGGGGGGAAGGGCGGGGACGTCGTCCTCGCGGCCGATCCGGGGAAGAGAACCCTTCTCGACTTCCGTTACGAGAGCCGCTTTCGGGCCGGGCGCGGCGGGCACGGGAGCGGCGGAAACCGCTCGGGAAAGGACGGCGAGGACCGGGTCATTCCGGTTCCGTGCGGGACCCTCGTGCGGAACAATGAAGACGGTTCGCTCCTCGCCGACCTCGTCGCCGAGGGGGAGCGGGTCGTCGTCGCGCGCGGGGGGCGCGGGGGTTTCGGGAACGCGCGCTTCGCGTCGCCGACGAACCGCGCGCCGACGAGGGGGGAGCCGGGGGGCCCTGCGGCGCGGATCGAGCTCGCGCTCGAGCTCAAGCTTCTCGCCGACGCGGGGCTCGTCGGGCTTCCGAACGCCGGGAAGTCGACCCTCCTCGCGCGGGTCTCGGCGGCGCGCCCCAAGATCGCCGACTACCCCTTCACGACGCTCGTCCCGAACCTCGGCCTCGTGCGCGTCGGCCCGCTCGATTCCTTCCTTCTCGCCGACATTCCCGGTTTGATCGAGGGGGCGAGCGAAGGGAAAGGGCTCGGGCACGACTTCCTCCGCCACGTGGAGCGATGCCGCGTGCTGATCTACCTCATCGACGCGACGTCGGAGAGCCCGGAGCGCGATCTCGAGGTTCTCCGCGCCGAGGTCGGCAAGCACAAGCGGGAGCTTCTCGACCGAGCGAGCCTTGTCGTGTGGAACAAGATCGACGCGCTGCCGGAGATGAAGAGGAAGGCGTTGGAGGACGGGAATCGCCGGCTCATTTCCGCCGTCTCCGGCGAGGGGGTCGATGCCCTGATGGCGGAAGTGAACCGTAGGATTCGGGACGCGGAGGACGAGGGGGAATGACCGAGAGTTGGCTCGCGCTTCACTTGGCGCCCGGGATCGGGGACCGGAAGAAGCGGGTACTGGTCGAGAGGCTCGGCGGCCCGGAGGAGGTCCTTCGGCTCTCGCCGGAGGAGGTCGCCGCCGAGACCGCGTGCGGCGCGGTGGCGGCGCGGCGCTTCGTGAAGGATCGTCCGGACGTCGAGCGGGTGCGGCGCGGGCTCGAACGATCGGGCGCCGAGATACTCCCCTTCGACGACCCGAGTTATCCTTCACTGCTCAAAGAAATCCATGATCCTCCTCTCGTCCTCTTCGTGAAAGGGGATCTCCGGTTTCTCTCCCGGCCGACGGTCGGTCTCGTGGGGGCCCGGAAGGCGGACCCGGGGGCGGCCGCGTGGACCGAGGAGATGGCCTTCACGCTTGCGCGGAGCGGCTTCGTCGTCGCGAGCGGTCTCGCGCGGGGGATCGACGCGGCGGCGCATCGGGGGGCGCTCCGAGCGGGAGGCGCCACAACGGCGATTCTCGGAACCGGACCAGACGTCATCTATCCCCCTGAGAGCGCGGATCTCGGGCGGGCGATCGCGGGCTCGGGGGTGATCGCGACGGAGCTTCCGCCGGGGGAGGGACCGTTCGCCGGGAACTTCCCGAGGAGGAATCGGATCCTCGCGGGACTCTCGCGAGCGGTCGTCGTCGTGCAGGCTTCCGAGAAGAGCGGGGCGATGATCACCGCGCGCCTCGCGCTCGAGGCCTCGCGCGAAGTGCTCGTCGTCGCGGCCTTCCCGTGGGATCCTCGCTTCGCCGGGAACCGGAGGCTCGCCCGGGACGGGGCGATCGTCGTTCAAGACGGCGAAGAGGTCGCTCTCCATCTCGGCGCGACGCCCCCCTCGCCCGCGGAGAGGGGAAGAGCGCTTGTTCTCGACCTCGAAGGCCTCGAGCGAGAGGTCGCGGAGGTTCTCGCCGAAGGGCCCAGGACCGCGGACGAGATCTGCCGCGCCGTGCGGAAGAGCCCGGCCGAGATCCTTCCCCTCTTGCTCGAGCTCGAGATGGGCGGCCTCGTGGTCGAACGGCCGGGGAAGGTCTTCGCGTGGGCGGCGCCGCGATGAGAGAGGGAGTTCGCTGGAAGCACCGGATCGAGGATTGGGGGCTTCGCCTCCTCGCGCGGCCGCTCGGGCCTCTCGGATGGAGGGGGACGCAGCGTCTTGGCGCCTTTCTCGGGAGCGCGGGCTACCGGCTCGTTCCCATTCGCGTCTCCGTGGCGCGAGCGAACCTCACGCGCGCGTTCGGGGAGCGGCTCCTTGCGGAGGAGATCGAGCGTATCCTGCGCGCGACGTATCTCCAGTGGGGGACGACCTTCCTCGAGGTCGCCCGCTTCGGAGCGATGAGCCCGGACGAGGTCCGCGCCGTCGTGCGCTTCGATCGTCCCGAGGTTCTCGATGCGGTCCGCGCGGAGGGGAGGGGGGCGCTTCTCATCACCGGGCACTTCGGGAACTTCGATCTTTTCGGTGCGGCGGTCGCGGCGAGCGGGTACCCTCTTTCGGTGCTCGTGCAGAGGCAGAGCAACCCTCTCGTCGAGAGCCGTCTTCGCGCATCGCGCGAGCGGATGGGGGAGCGGGTGATCGCGCGGGGGGCCGGCGTGCGCGAGATCCTGCGGGCTCTCCGGAGGAACGAGTTCGTGGCGATCGTCGGGGACCAGGACGCGGGGAGCGCGGGGATCTTCGTCGATTTCTTCGGGAGGGCGGCCTCGACCGCGAAGGGGCCGGCGCGGATCGCCTATCGCTCCGGAGCCCCGATCGTCTTTGGCGTGATCGAGCGCGGCGAGGAGGGGACGCACGTCGCGCGGTTCGAGAACCCGCTTTGGGCGAACCCGGACCGGCCTGAGGAGGAGGAGGTTCTCCGCCTCATGTCTGCGGTCTCCAGGATGCTGGAGGAGGCGATCCGCAGGCGTCCGGATCACTACTTCTGGCCGCACCGGCGCTGGAAGACCGCCCCCTCCGGCGAAAGGAAGGCGCCGTGAGCCGGATCGCCGTCGTCGGCACGATCAACCACGACCGGATCGTGGCTCCGGATGGGAGGACGCACGAGGATCTCGGAGGGATTCTCTACAACGTTCTCACGCTCGCACCCTTCCTTCGCGAAGGGGATGCCGCGCTTCCGATCGCGCGCGCCGGGATCGAGAAGCGCGAGGAGGTGGAAAGCCTCTTCTCCGACTATTCCTGTATCGATGGTTCGCATCTCATCTGGTGGCCGGGGGGGACGAACGAAACCGTTCTTCGTTATGTCACGCCCGACGAGAGAGAGGAGACGCTGATCGAGCGGATCGTTCCTCTTCGCGAGGAGGAGGTGCGGCCGGCCGCGGAGTGCGATCTCGTCGTCGCGAACCTGATCTGGGGGAAAGAGCTCACGCCGGAGCTTCTTCGCGCGATGGGGTCGCGCGGAACGCCGATCGTCCTCGACATTCAGAGTCTCGTGCTGACGTTCGAAAAGGGCCCCGGGCGCGGCTACCGGAACATCCCCGCCTGGCGCGAATGGGCGGCGCCGATCCGGGTGCTCAAGGGGAACGAGGAGGAAATACGCTGGTTCGCGGGAGAGAGAGGACGCTTCGAGGGGGAGCTCCGCGACGTTCTCCGGACGCTTCTCGATGCGGGCCCGAACGTCGCGATCGCGACGCGCGGGACATCGGGCGCTTCGATCGCCTGGCGCGAGAACGGGGGGCGTCTCTTCGCGGAGATCCCCGCCGTTCCGATCCGCGCCGCGGAGCGCGCGGACAGCACCGGTTGCGGGGACGCGTTCACCTCGGGATACGTCCTCGGCTGGATGCGCGGGGAACGCCCGCTCGATGCGGCGCTTCTCGGCTCCTCCCTCGCCGCCCTCGTCTTGAAGACCCGCGGCCTCCGCGCGCTCCGCGGCCTTTCCGATCCGTTCGTGCTCCGCGGGGAGGCGTATGGCGATCGTCTCGAGCGCCCGGATTCATCGAGGAAGGGGGCATCGCGCCGTGGCGAGCCGTGAGAATCGAGGAGGAAGCAACCTCTCCGCCTGCGTGATCAACCACGAAGGGGAGGCGGTTCTGGAGGGGACGCTTCGCGCGCTGTTCGAGGAAGGGACCGCGTTCGACGAGGTCGTTCTCGTCGACGACGCCTCGAAGGACCGAAGCCTCGCGATCGTGCGCGAGAGGTTCCCGTCGGTCCGGATCGTCGCGCTCGAGGAGAACCGGGGGCCCGCCCATGCGCGGCAGACCGGGTTCCTCGAAGCGCGCGGCGATCGGGTCCTCTTTCTCGACAACGACGTCTCGCCTCTTCCCGGTTCGGTCGCGCTCCTCACCGAAGCGCTCGACGAGATCCCGCGCGCGGTTCTCGCCGTCCCGCGCGTCCTCTTCGCGTCGAAGCCGGACACGATCCAGTACGATGGGGCGAGGAGCCACTTCACGGGCGTTCAGGTGCCGGAGAACGAAGGACTGCCCAAAGCCGGAGCGCCGGCGGGGATCCGGCGGATCGACTCGATGATCAGCGCGTGCTTCCTTCTCGACCGGGCCCGCTGGGGGACCGGCCCTCTCTTTGATCCTTCGTTCTTCATCTATTTGGAGGATCACGATCTCGGGTTTCGGGCGCGCCTCGCGGGGCACGAGGTTCTCGCCGTCCCGAGGGCCGAATGCCTGCACGGGGAGGGGACCGCGGGGCTCTCCCTCCGGCGGAGCGGCCGCTACACGCCCCGGCGGGTCCGGTGTCTCATACGAAACCGGTGGCAGGTGGTTCTTCGTCTCTACAGCGCGCGCACGCTCCTCCTTCTTTCCCCCGCGCTTCTTCTCTATGAGATCGCCCAGATCGCGATCGCCCTCCGGATGGGATGGATCGGACTCTATCTCGGCTCGGTTGGCTGGCTTCTCGGCCGGAGCGGGGCGCTTTGCCGGGAGCGGCGGCGGATTCAGGAGGGGCGGAAGACGCCGGATCGCGAGATACTCAGCGGCGGACCGCTCCCCTTGCGCAAGGAGATGACGGAAGGCGCGGCCGAGCGGGCGGGAAGGCGTATGCTGGAGGGGGCGCTTGATTTCTATTGGCGATGGGTGGTTCGCGTTCTTTGATGGTCGGGAGATAGACGGATGAAGCATCGACTCCGAATCGCGGTCGTCGCCGCGTGTCCCTTCCCGGCGGCGAGGGGCACGCCGGTCCGGATCCTCCGGCTCGCAGAGGCGCTCGCCGCGCGCGGTCACGAGCTTCATGTCGCCGCCTATCATCTCGGCGATCCCCGAGCGGCGGAAGGGATTCGGATCCATCGAATCCGCGAGGTCGCGACCTACCGGAAGACCTCTCCCGGACCGAGCCCCCAGAAACTCCTCGTTCTCGATCCGCTCCTCGT contains:
- a CDS encoding NUDIX hydrolase, with amino-acid sequence MRRWERLSNEVFFRSPWVSFEHDRYRLPDGVEGDYFYVRSAGAVMVVPIDREGGVHLVRQYRYLLDEDSLEFPAGGMRGGVDPVEQARAELREEAGFEAGEWEPLGRFASWNGVTNEICHVFLARDLAPAAGEPDTTEEFERIRVTWEELLRMAETNEIFDGMTLASIALARRVVEGERGRAEG
- the dprA gene encoding DNA-protecting protein DprA, which codes for MTESWLALHLAPGIGDRKKRVLVERLGGPEEVLRLSPEEVAAETACGAVAARRFVKDRPDVERVRRGLERSGAEILPFDDPSYPSLLKEIHDPPLVLFVKGDLRFLSRPTVGLVGARKADPGAAAWTEEMAFTLARSGFVVASGLARGIDAAAHRGALRAGGATTAILGTGPDVIYPPESADLGRAIAGSGVIATELPPGEGPFAGNFPRRNRILAGLSRAVVVVQASEKSGAMITARLALEASREVLVVAAFPWDPRFAGNRRLARDGAIVVQDGEEVALHLGATPPSPAERGRALVLDLEGLEREVAEVLAEGPRTADEICRAVRKSPAEILPLLLELEMGGLVVERPGKVFAWAAPR
- the rsmD gene encoding 16S rRNA (guanine(966)-N(2))-methyltransferase RsmD, whose product is MRIIAGSRRGARLHTGKAEGFRPTSDRVREAIFAVLGDEVVGRLVLDLYAGSGALGFEALSRGAAHALFVEKNRAPAGWIERNGRALRFEGAFRVVRGDAILFLNRRPEAAACDLVFADPPYGAGLVSRTLAALSALPGSRRVVVERDKREARGEAGIPWREAGAYGDTVVEYLLFGEAKEEGR
- a CDS encoding shikimate kinase, with product MIDRIALVGMMGSGKSEVGRELASRLGLPFHDLDARIETAEKTSIASIFEKRGEGAFRDLERAHLVVLCRDERGVLATGGGTVLDPGNRERLRAWGSVVYLRARAESLAARLRGQEPDARPLLAGAPAVERIEALLAAREAFYYMSAHFVLDTDDLVLNDVVERVRLALRIPPA
- a CDS encoding lysophospholipid acyltransferase family protein, coding for MREGVRWKHRIEDWGLRLLARPLGPLGWRGTQRLGAFLGSAGYRLVPIRVSVARANLTRAFGERLLAEEIERILRATYLQWGTTFLEVARFGAMSPDEVRAVVRFDRPEVLDAVRAEGRGALLITGHFGNFDLFGAAVAASGYPLSVLVQRQSNPLVESRLRASRERMGERVIARGAGVREILRALRRNEFVAIVGDQDAGSAGIFVDFFGRAASTAKGPARIAYRSGAPIVFGVIERGEEGTHVARFENPLWANPDRPEEEEVLRLMSAVSRMLEEAIRRRPDHYFWPHRRWKTAPSGERKAP
- the obgE gene encoding GTPase ObgE, with the translated sequence MNRFVDRAIILVESGAGGNGCVSFRREKNVPRGGPDGGDGGKGGDVVLAADPGKRTLLDFRYESRFRAGRGGHGSGGNRSGKDGEDRVIPVPCGTLVRNNEDGSLLADLVAEGERVVVARGGRGGFGNARFASPTNRAPTRGEPGGPAARIELALELKLLADAGLVGLPNAGKSTLLARVSAARPKIADYPFTTLVPNLGLVRVGPLDSFLLADIPGLIEGASEGKGLGHDFLRHVERCRVLIYLIDATSESPERDLEVLRAEVGKHKRELLDRASLVVWNKIDALPEMKRKALEDGNRRLISAVSGEGVDALMAEVNRRIRDAEDEGE
- the coaD gene encoding pantetheine-phosphate adenylyltransferase, which encodes MSKVLYPGTFDPVTNGHMDLIERGSRLFDRMVVGVAAAHHREKTTFSVEERVEMVREATRGNPAVEVLPFDGLLVAFARAVGARAVLRGLRAISDYEYETQMAFMNRRLDPGVEILFLPADEKYTYVNASLVKEIARLGGNVAAFVPPVVLSRMTARIRGEK
- a CDS encoding zinc ribbon domain-containing protein, with amino-acid sequence MPTYEYECERCGHRFERFQSITEKPVKRCPECRGKVKRVLSGGAGFLFKGSGFYCTDYRSSEYRKRAKEETGGSSKEDPGAGKGASSKEPGKKAEKERPAKSPASE
- a CDS encoding Ig-like domain-containing protein, yielding MNGLLGRSSALFGIVLLAGLLLLPAGCENKGSLRPFEPTDLPNAFLYAISADPSMVGLGGRESTITVYVVDSEGNPVDGVDVAFASDLGTIDRVARSDTAGVARAVFRSGNEKGTATVVASIGSFQAEAKILLGANELVVGASSAVADGRTKVSVAARVYRVDGRAAAEVPVIFAATAGSIPALALTDSSGNVLVHLTAPASRTDVQAEVRATVESEDIGAPDAGGTEVVGVAVVSFRGITLSLAADESELVASGFDTTLVRCRVAETVSKVPVENLEVSFGSDLGSIASSARTNASGTASATLVSGIYAGTAKIVAIVETLRDSTSIEFTPLQLLPLKATPSAILVGGAQSMISTRILNRSNNPVEGLQVRFETDLGVIPSRAVTDASGEVAVPLTSGDSSGTATVHAWFGSLSVEKSVQFNRPVEEPLRLTALAFEPRFLVADGRSRAKVSTRLLNESNNPVVGRTVAFSTTLGVITEEGITDTNGIASAWLTSAETNDTAEASVTAEHGNLAVSATFPFYPAGTRVPNALSLFPAASSIQVAGLGGSESVLLTAIALDEAGDTIDAGWDVDFRILNGPGGGEVLVWPASGSGSAITVPIVGGRARATLTAGTESGLVSVEARVGGGVVATTSVAIASGPPLSAVIGIDSLTATYAGGGLWGYVISAAVRDAYANPVTAGTPVTVSVVSGACGSAVVPEAMQIDGAVVVGNTPSCGSGTAQAGIAYACLTAPYDEFASFPSFAVEVRAASGVIGCLAIDHGGTGAAPASIVLVSVEDSSIAVAGVGGDETSILVFEVRDSAGRPMREGNPTSVAFQIVASPGGGASLSRAADTTDATGRVTTTVRSGTASGVVKVRATSGSAASGVVSLAIRSGPPDADHFSIAAEKVNIEGLLRFGIEDKVTAFVYDIHGNPVQPGTAVYFTSQFGGILGSAVTDTTGRAQSILYSAAPLPTCAEGGLVPVTARTVNGLNQTIEARMSVLFTGPTVISASPSSFAVPNGGYVDLVVFVHDACGNPLVSGTSIEITSSGGTLVGNTKVTLPDTQSPGYTQFWVRLTDDSANETDPPVGATITVEVTSKNGDAGYVIFGTID